The following are encoded in a window of Stieleria sp. JC731 genomic DNA:
- a CDS encoding anti-sigma factor family protein, whose protein sequence is MALPDDLLDELLSAYLDGAASSDECARAEQLIESDSAVAERFESMVDQRSQLRALASQNSQTSYQLPDNFADLVVASAIERVKAEGGDPSHPLMIADRTPVAILKKQNGFSPRTLGVAIAALAASLLVAAFLMRQPGTDPTDLIADNQADISVVDPTVVPDEQNQGAIGEGITSPMLAADKSTEDKVDVDEELQEPGDSMLADVETPSVDGGTTGSNMNREEGMTGEPSVGDVAVADANVTEATETKVEAPAVVRPLSMLLVVQVRQTESGRANNAFDVVTSSLKFELAESRPIDDQLAAAVERDVEGGNLESEQKVLLLESPAKKLDQLINALAMNRAGIESVSFSLLHAQHDAPILKAVNAVRLPDPTKIRHEGLGIPLVSADPESDAFGLFQAGIADRDFAPITPATAGMVSAMGMSQPVRLPSDAKPNGSSLNETPDQMANVLFLIR, encoded by the coding sequence ATGGCTTTACCAGACGACCTTCTCGACGAACTGCTGTCGGCGTACCTGGATGGTGCGGCGAGTTCGGACGAGTGCGCACGCGCCGAACAACTGATTGAGAGTGATTCGGCTGTTGCAGAACGCTTCGAATCAATGGTCGATCAGCGTTCCCAGCTTCGTGCACTTGCATCTCAAAACAGCCAGACCAGCTACCAGCTTCCGGATAACTTTGCTGACCTCGTTGTCGCCTCCGCAATTGAACGTGTCAAGGCAGAGGGTGGTGATCCGAGCCACCCATTGATGATTGCTGACCGGACTCCCGTTGCAATCTTAAAAAAACAAAACGGCTTCTCGCCGCGCACGCTAGGCGTTGCGATAGCCGCTCTTGCCGCTTCATTGCTGGTTGCTGCATTTCTGATGCGTCAGCCCGGAACCGATCCAACAGATTTGATCGCTGACAACCAAGCTGATATCTCCGTTGTTGATCCGACCGTGGTACCGGATGAACAGAACCAAGGTGCCATTGGTGAAGGCATCACGTCGCCTATGTTGGCGGCGGATAAATCCACCGAGGACAAAGTCGACGTCGACGAGGAGCTTCAAGAGCCGGGCGACTCGATGCTTGCAGATGTCGAAACCCCAAGTGTTGACGGCGGCACGACTGGTTCAAACATGAATCGCGAAGAGGGTATGACGGGCGAGCCCTCGGTTGGTGATGTCGCAGTTGCGGATGCAAATGTAACGGAAGCAACGGAAACCAAAGTTGAAGCTCCTGCCGTGGTCAGGCCGCTGAGCATGCTGTTGGTTGTTCAAGTTCGGCAGACCGAGTCTGGTCGGGCGAACAACGCTTTCGATGTTGTGACATCGTCCCTGAAGTTCGAACTAGCCGAGAGCCGGCCTATCGATGATCAACTGGCCGCTGCGGTTGAGCGTGATGTCGAAGGTGGCAACCTTGAGAGCGAACAGAAAGTTTTGTTGCTGGAGTCGCCCGCGAAAAAGTTGGATCAGTTGATCAATGCACTCGCGATGAATCGTGCAGGCATCGAATCGGTTTCGTTCAGCTTGCTGCACGCACAGCATGACGCACCAATTTTGAAAGCGGTCAACGCGGTCCGCCTTCCCGATCCCACCAAGATTCGTCACGAAGGCCTTGGCATACCGCTCGTCAGTGCAGACCCCGAGAGTGACGCGTTCGGACTGTTTCAAGCCGGAATCGCGGATCGTGACTTTGCACCGATCACCCCCGCAACTGCCGGCATGGTTTCCGCGATGGGAATGAGTCAGCCGGTTCGGTTGCCTTCTGATGCCAAGCCGAACGGTTCCAGCTTGAACGAAACGCCAGACCAGATGGCGAACGTTCTGTTCTTGATTCGTTAG
- a CDS encoding class I SAM-dependent methyltransferase, translating into MNLNSPDEHPQPVSQAGSQPDSLISAEETGRPIDQSGPDDQTGQAIHGLAGLSPGHGPPSGIQHSSALDTNRRVYDRMAKAGDPLCRPATDEELAQPLSVVDQAGWLGGDIRGKEVLCLAAGGGRQSSLYAAAGASVTVVDLSGAMLELDRQVASQRGFSLRILQTSMEDLSGLGNAIFDIVIHPVSTCYVPNIQPVFREVARVTKPGGIYISQHKQPTSLQTGYERQGSGYPIMHTYYRDQPVPPPQTPNSASKRLRESGATEYVHRWEQIVGGMCRAGFLIEDLVEPVHAKPNAPINSFADRAGFVAPYVRIKARRRGDTETPERKIVLL; encoded by the coding sequence GTGAATCTCAACTCGCCAGATGAACACCCCCAGCCTGTGTCACAAGCAGGGTCTCAACCAGACTCGCTGATCTCAGCTGAAGAAACTGGCCGCCCTATCGACCAATCGGGCCCGGACGATCAGACGGGCCAAGCTATCCATGGACTTGCCGGACTTTCCCCCGGTCACGGTCCACCGAGTGGGATCCAACATTCGTCCGCATTGGATACCAACCGGCGTGTTTACGACCGAATGGCCAAGGCCGGCGATCCACTATGTCGCCCCGCAACCGACGAAGAACTTGCCCAACCGCTTTCGGTCGTCGACCAAGCGGGATGGCTTGGCGGTGATATCCGTGGAAAAGAAGTGCTCTGCCTCGCAGCCGGGGGCGGTCGCCAAAGCTCACTTTACGCCGCAGCGGGAGCTTCTGTGACAGTTGTCGATTTAAGTGGGGCGATGCTGGAACTGGATCGACAAGTCGCCTCCCAACGCGGCTTTTCGCTGCGGATCTTGCAGACTTCGATGGAAGACCTTTCCGGGCTTGGGAACGCCATCTTCGACATCGTGATCCATCCGGTTAGCACATGCTACGTGCCCAATATCCAACCGGTCTTTCGTGAAGTCGCACGGGTGACGAAGCCAGGCGGGATCTACATCAGCCAGCACAAACAGCCCACCAGTTTGCAGACAGGCTATGAGCGTCAGGGTAGTGGCTACCCAATCATGCACACGTACTACCGCGACCAACCGGTGCCGCCCCCGCAGACGCCAAACTCCGCATCCAAACGTTTGCGTGAATCAGGCGCAACGGAATACGTCCATCGCTGGGAACAGATCGTCGGAGGGATGTGTCGCGCCGGTTTCCTTATCGAAGACCTTGTCGAACCCGTTCATGCCAAACCCAACGCACCGATCAATAGCTTTGCCGACCGAGCTGGCTTTGTAGCGCCCTACGTCAGAATCAAAGCGCGGCGACGTGGTGACACAGAAACGCCAGAACGCAAAATCGTCTTGCTATAG
- a CDS encoding tetratricopeptide repeat protein encodes MLISGCRVTAPVHRWQEPQLGSTVAQTVLLPEIVGPSETARSLQKRLIDATPRDDGRAFKLVSLDTLENETLAESAAQSETPSGENSIALVSHQEQIKSDVSLLPLAKSHDVQYLLRGEILTQRRAIPIDQVNERLTVSWCLTPIAGHEKENPGSPEKLNQNGTPVVVTFDAAIEKYPDLAWLNDRQAVLEIAMVRETMALIAPSIQRDRLRLDTPWISPGSLHTFLGNHYASTGRWPEAETQWQKALRWNPLSTAAMHNLAIAKAAKQDFSAARQLAKRAILFAPTKRHQRTAVWVETAQRSYHEAFALGTPAEGWSVTRSPADNVQN; translated from the coding sequence ATGCTCATTTCTGGATGCCGAGTCACCGCACCTGTTCACCGATGGCAAGAACCGCAACTCGGCTCGACCGTTGCACAAACAGTGTTGTTGCCCGAAATCGTTGGCCCCTCTGAAACGGCGCGGTCACTTCAAAAACGATTGATCGACGCGACACCGCGCGATGACGGACGCGCGTTCAAACTCGTCAGCCTTGATACGTTAGAAAACGAAACGCTGGCAGAATCGGCTGCACAGTCAGAGACTCCATCTGGTGAAAACTCGATTGCGTTGGTTTCCCATCAGGAACAGATCAAGAGCGACGTTTCACTGCTGCCACTGGCGAAAAGCCATGATGTGCAATACTTGTTGCGTGGGGAAATTCTGACTCAGCGGAGAGCGATTCCTATAGACCAGGTCAACGAGCGTCTAACCGTGTCGTGGTGTTTGACACCGATCGCTGGTCACGAAAAAGAAAATCCCGGCTCCCCTGAAAAGCTCAATCAAAACGGGACACCGGTCGTTGTCACGTTCGATGCGGCCATTGAAAAGTACCCTGACCTTGCATGGCTGAATGATCGGCAAGCGGTGCTGGAGATCGCAATGGTCCGCGAAACCATGGCATTGATCGCTCCCTCGATCCAACGCGATCGGCTGCGCTTAGACACACCGTGGATCTCACCGGGAAGCCTGCACACCTTCCTTGGGAACCACTACGCATCGACAGGGCGCTGGCCCGAAGCGGAAACGCAATGGCAAAAAGCGTTGCGATGGAACCCGCTTTCAACTGCCGCGATGCACAACCTTGCGATTGCCAAAGCAGCCAAACAAGACTTCTCGGCCGCTCGCCAATTGGCAAAACGAGCGATTCTTTTTGCACCAACCAAACGCCACCAGAGAACCGCGGTCTGGGTTGAAACCGCACAACGCAGCTATCACGAAGCGTTTGCGTTGGGTACCCCCGCAGAAGGCTGGTCGGTGACACGTTCGCCAGCTGACAACGTGCAAAACTGA
- the xylB gene encoding xylulokinase, with translation MSHYLGIDVGTSGTKTLLIDEKGALLAEADATYPMEQPKPGWTQQDPDDWWAATIKTVHAVMKKAKLKPQDVKAIGLSGQMHGSVFLDANNNVIRPALLWNDQRTAAECEEITNAAGGRKKLIKMVANPALTGFQAPKILWLRNQEPKNFDRLAKVLLPKDEIRRRLTGEFFSEVSDASGTLLLDVVKRKWSKQLLSKLQLDADLLPEVVESEQVTGTLTQAAATALGLTTDCKVVGGAGDCAAGAVGNGVVKKGILSTSIGTSGVMFVHSDEPQYDQAGRLHTFCHAVNGAWHMMGVNLTSGGSLQWWVESILQGLTGIGEKDAYAAATAEAQKIAAGSGGVVFLPYLNGERTPHADPNARGSFVGLNLTHTRGAMTRSVMEGITFALRDSLEIIESLGVPVKEIRASGGGSKNPFWRQMQADVFGKKITTLKVEQGPAYGVALLAAVGDGAYKDIQSACKATIEKADSTSVDRKAAAAYDKLFPVYRKLYSDLADSMHSLAELQ, from the coding sequence ATGAGTCACTATCTAGGAATTGACGTCGGCACCAGCGGAACCAAAACACTGTTGATCGATGAAAAAGGTGCATTGCTGGCGGAAGCCGATGCGACCTACCCGATGGAACAACCGAAGCCCGGTTGGACTCAGCAAGATCCGGACGACTGGTGGGCCGCGACCATCAAGACGGTCCACGCTGTCATGAAGAAAGCCAAGCTGAAGCCGCAAGATGTCAAAGCCATCGGCTTAAGCGGGCAAATGCACGGCAGCGTGTTCTTAGATGCCAACAACAATGTCATCCGACCGGCGCTACTTTGGAACGATCAGCGAACGGCCGCCGAATGTGAAGAAATTACAAATGCCGCCGGCGGACGAAAGAAGTTGATCAAGATGGTCGCCAACCCGGCACTCACCGGTTTTCAGGCCCCAAAGATCCTTTGGCTCCGCAATCAAGAGCCGAAAAACTTTGACCGCTTAGCAAAAGTTCTGCTCCCAAAAGACGAAATCCGACGCCGCCTGACGGGTGAGTTCTTCAGCGAGGTCAGCGACGCCAGCGGAACGCTGCTGCTGGATGTGGTTAAACGTAAATGGTCCAAGCAGCTTCTTTCGAAACTGCAACTTGATGCCGACCTGTTGCCCGAAGTCGTCGAAAGCGAACAAGTCACGGGAACGCTCACTCAAGCAGCGGCCACCGCACTTGGCTTGACGACTGATTGCAAAGTCGTCGGCGGTGCGGGTGACTGCGCCGCGGGCGCAGTTGGCAACGGTGTTGTCAAAAAAGGCATCCTCAGCACTTCGATCGGCACCAGTGGTGTAATGTTTGTCCATAGTGATGAACCACAATACGATCAGGCCGGCCGCCTGCACACGTTTTGCCATGCGGTCAACGGCGCGTGGCACATGATGGGCGTCAACCTAACCAGCGGCGGATCGCTTCAGTGGTGGGTCGAATCGATTCTACAAGGCCTAACTGGAATCGGCGAAAAAGACGCCTACGCCGCAGCGACCGCAGAAGCACAGAAAATCGCTGCGGGCAGTGGCGGCGTTGTCTTCCTGCCTTACCTCAATGGTGAACGAACACCTCACGCGGACCCGAACGCTCGCGGTTCATTCGTGGGACTGAATCTGACCCACACTCGCGGTGCGATGACCCGCAGCGTCATGGAAGGCATCACTTTTGCACTTCGCGACAGTTTAGAAATCATCGAATCGTTGGGCGTTCCCGTTAAAGAAATTAGGGCTTCTGGAGGCGGAAGCAAAAACCCGTTCTGGCGACAAATGCAGGCCGACGTGTTTGGCAAAAAGATCACAACACTGAAAGTCGAGCAGGGCCCGGCGTACGGCGTCGCGCTGTTGGCCGCGGTTGGGGATGGGGCATACAAAGACATTCAATCGGCTTGCAAAGCCACAATCGAAAAAGCGGATTCGACCAGCGTTGATCGCAAAGCGGCTGCGGCATACGACAAACTGTTCCCGGTTTACCGCAAACTTTACAGCGACCTTGCTGATTCGATGCACTCGCTAGCCGAACTTCAATAA
- a CDS encoding S26 family signal peptidase produces MGTAFTLAVAAVWIAGFRLGSTLPPPASEHKLDLPADEPDRRKGELEPASPPKRFAVQGDSMSPTLKDGQQVTLSSDARRLSTGDLVAIHHNGADHIKRIAGLPGQTIDRKNGRLLVDGIRLEDRLNSLKPLISHPPKLLTVTQKPDDWFVSSEQRWLVLRSKNSHQADYPSPILDDYPENQSVRRTLNAVDRVILRLDSQFDGRHVLFHFEGVATSTQLVDGGAQSRFATAPPIELQPPAELSDNCPIAIELGSKVEADKVRKRLTIERDIEYRDDVSRRKVNYPTTLKESEYFVVGDNVPISVDSRDFGPIHADAIFGQVIKLLDSR; encoded by the coding sequence ATGGGGACCGCCTTCACACTTGCCGTCGCCGCGGTTTGGATCGCTGGCTTCCGACTAGGCTCCACCCTGCCCCCCCCAGCGAGCGAACACAAGCTAGATCTGCCTGCTGACGAGCCAGACCGTCGCAAGGGTGAATTGGAACCGGCGAGCCCGCCAAAACGCTTTGCAGTCCAAGGCGATTCGATGTCGCCGACCCTGAAAGATGGCCAGCAGGTGACGCTCAGTTCAGACGCGCGTCGACTTTCCACGGGTGACCTAGTCGCGATCCATCACAACGGTGCTGACCATATCAAGCGCATTGCCGGACTTCCCGGCCAAACAATTGACCGAAAGAACGGCAGACTTCTAGTCGACGGCATCCGGCTAGAGGATCGATTGAATTCGCTTAAGCCTCTTATTTCGCATCCGCCGAAACTGCTGACCGTTACTCAAAAACCAGACGACTGGTTTGTATCGAGCGAGCAACGGTGGTTGGTTTTGCGTTCCAAAAATTCGCACCAAGCCGACTACCCTTCACCGATCCTGGACGACTACCCGGAAAACCAAAGCGTGCGTCGCACTCTAAACGCGGTCGACCGCGTCATCCTTCGGCTGGACTCCCAATTCGATGGACGCCATGTCTTGTTTCACTTCGAAGGCGTTGCCACATCGACTCAGTTAGTCGACGGCGGAGCCCAATCACGGTTTGCAACCGCACCACCAATCGAATTGCAGCCGCCTGCAGAACTCAGCGACAACTGCCCCATCGCCATTGAGTTAGGCTCGAAGGTCGAGGCCGACAAGGTTCGCAAACGGCTGACGATCGAGCGGGATATCGAATACCGCGACGATGTTTCACGGCGGAAAGTCAACTATCCAACGACACTGAAGGAATCGGAGTATTTCGTCGTCGGAGATAACGTTCCAATCTCGGTCGATAGCCGTGATTTTGGGCCTATTCATGCGGACGCGATCTTTGGCCAAGTGATCAAACTCCTCGACTCACGATAA
- a CDS encoding beta-ketoacyl-ACP synthase III, translated as MGMVPGVRIIGSGAFVPDNLITNEDLAELGCDSEWIVRRTGIRQRRHATPDQATSDLCYEAAIRCLEDASVSIEEIDLILVATITPDHFTPSTACHLQRRLGAFAPAMDIGAACAGFMYAFTTAAQFVANGNAKRVLVVGADLMSRLIDPNDKKTYPLFGDGAGAVIVGPDDDEASVGEGAGPAGILAYQLGSEGCGGEMLCIPAGGTRMQLTEEAKADGLQYLQMDGRNVFKWAVRVFDESAKDVLREAGITSSELALVVLHQANQRIIDSAVSDLNVSADKVFVNLDRYGNTSGASIPLALDEAFKAGKIKRGDYVLLCGFGSGLAWGTALLRY; from the coding sequence ATGGGGATGGTACCGGGAGTCCGAATAATCGGCTCGGGAGCATTTGTCCCAGACAACCTCATTACGAATGAAGACTTGGCCGAGCTAGGTTGCGACAGTGAATGGATTGTCCGCCGGACAGGGATTCGGCAGCGTCGGCACGCGACACCCGATCAAGCGACGAGTGACCTTTGCTACGAAGCAGCGATTCGTTGCCTGGAAGACGCATCGGTGTCGATCGAAGAGATTGATTTGATCTTAGTTGCGACCATCACTCCAGATCATTTCACGCCATCGACCGCGTGTCATCTTCAAAGACGCTTGGGGGCGTTTGCACCCGCGATGGACATCGGTGCCGCGTGCGCCGGATTTATGTATGCGTTCACCACGGCGGCGCAATTCGTTGCCAACGGAAATGCAAAACGAGTCTTGGTTGTCGGCGCGGATTTGATGAGCCGATTGATTGACCCGAATGATAAAAAAACGTACCCGTTGTTTGGCGACGGAGCAGGAGCTGTCATCGTAGGTCCTGATGACGATGAAGCGTCCGTCGGCGAGGGCGCCGGTCCCGCTGGCATTCTGGCATATCAACTGGGCAGCGAAGGTTGCGGTGGCGAAATGCTCTGCATCCCAGCCGGTGGGACTCGTATGCAGTTGACCGAAGAGGCAAAAGCAGACGGGTTGCAGTATCTTCAGATGGACGGCCGAAACGTCTTTAAATGGGCGGTTCGTGTCTTTGACGAGAGCGCAAAAGATGTGCTGCGTGAAGCCGGTATCACGTCATCAGAACTTGCGTTGGTTGTTCTGCACCAGGCCAACCAGCGAATCATTGACTCGGCGGTTTCCGACTTGAACGTGTCTGCCGACAAGGTGTTTGTGAATCTGGATCGTTACGGCAATACGTCGGGAGCCAGTATTCCTTTGGCTCTTGATGAGGCGTTCAAGGCCGGGAAAATCAAGCGAGGCGACTATGTCTTGCTATGCGGATTCGGAAGCGGACTTGCGTGGGGAACCGCATTGCTCCGCTACTAA
- a CDS encoding enoyl-CoA hydratase/isomerase family protein codes for MNQQVDIKLNDSVATIVIDRADACNALNASLIHQLIEAFGDIHQEKKVTAVVLIGRGDHFCSGVDLKEFAKITSLDPMDAHPEWFDAWQQLTDLCETLLRFPKPIIAAIDGAAIGAGLAIALSCDLMVLSQRAKLVANAAHRGLIGGLTAPLLEFRFGAAIAARLLLSGDAIDSEEAYRLGMCCETASVDQIWVQANDLAKRCGQAPRESVQATKRILNEAIGETLLTNLAGGAATAATLCNTESASEGINSFVDKREPQWP; via the coding sequence ATGAACCAACAAGTCGATATCAAACTGAACGATTCGGTTGCGACCATCGTGATCGATCGCGCCGATGCGTGTAATGCGTTAAACGCTTCTCTGATCCATCAGTTGATCGAAGCCTTCGGTGATATCCATCAGGAGAAGAAAGTGACAGCGGTGGTCCTCATCGGCCGAGGCGATCACTTCTGCAGCGGCGTCGACCTAAAGGAATTCGCCAAGATCACTTCACTTGATCCGATGGACGCACATCCGGAATGGTTTGATGCTTGGCAGCAACTGACCGATCTTTGCGAGACACTGCTGCGGTTTCCTAAGCCCATCATCGCCGCGATCGACGGTGCGGCAATCGGTGCCGGACTCGCGATCGCACTTTCCTGCGATCTGATGGTGCTGTCGCAAAGGGCAAAGCTCGTCGCCAATGCCGCCCATCGAGGCCTCATCGGTGGACTGACCGCGCCATTGCTGGAATTCAGATTTGGTGCCGCAATCGCTGCTCGCTTGCTGCTCTCCGGAGACGCGATCGATTCCGAAGAAGCTTACCGGCTGGGCATGTGCTGCGAGACCGCTTCGGTCGATCAGATTTGGGTGCAAGCTAACGACCTTGCAAAACGATGCGGACAAGCACCGCGTGAATCGGTCCAAGCCACCAAACGAATCCTAAACGAAGCGATCGGTGAAACCTTGCTAACAAACTTAGCCGGTGGTGCGGCAACCGCCGCCACACTTTGCAACACCGAGTCGGCATCCGAAGGCATCAACTCGTTCGTCGATAAACGTGAACCGCAGTGGCCCTAA
- a CDS encoding response regulator, with the protein MTQSTSSFDADNQFSQGDQSAPTEAEAGNKRLICVGEMSSLPQGYSSEDVLVLDSSATVLDQLSDQCIEGVWIARNLLPELGELRGLCQSGLMLRDFPEGAALLDQKNRVLWANRRLRRWFDKLDIDPVGDTIYGMMGNPEILGSDLCPFHTAFTTGEESSGTFQTESGRYYQVRAAPVGDHSPPTQLVITVGDITEEILQQQKLAAIHRAGRELADLRPSEIFQMGVDERIELLKDNIRHYLQDLLNFDVIEIRLLEQATGHLLPLLSVGIDQEAADRQLYAHPHGNGITGYAASSGTSYLCYDVINDPLFIPGVANSRSSLTVPLILNDQVLGTINVESPQVAAFTESDLQFLEIFARDISYALNTLELLVAQKADTAQQSCNAIHSAVAMPVDEILNDAVNVMEDYIGHSPEMVDRIRRILKNARDIKQTIQQIGQRMTPLEAVPPGISPNEHALLRDKRILVVDEDATVREDAHRLLERYGCVVETARGAVQAVPMVRDAGEENKYDVIISDIKLPEYSGFQLMMRLKELIDPVPMILMTGFGYDPGHSIVNALQNGLHPKARLYKPFRLDQLIDVVKTVLEAYGQAEAEEDDSESPVDADEAKSFSPK; encoded by the coding sequence ATGACACAATCGACATCCTCCTTCGATGCTGATAATCAATTCAGTCAAGGAGATCAGTCTGCACCGACGGAGGCTGAAGCCGGTAACAAACGGCTTATCTGCGTGGGCGAGATGTCCAGTTTGCCTCAGGGCTATAGCTCCGAGGACGTTCTGGTCCTGGATTCTTCGGCAACGGTGCTGGATCAGCTTTCCGATCAATGTATCGAAGGCGTGTGGATCGCACGAAATCTGTTACCTGAGTTAGGCGAGCTTCGTGGGCTTTGTCAAAGCGGTTTGATGCTGCGTGACTTTCCCGAAGGCGCAGCCCTACTGGATCAGAAAAACCGGGTGCTTTGGGCGAACCGTCGCTTGCGTCGCTGGTTTGACAAACTTGACATCGATCCGGTTGGCGACACCATCTACGGGATGATGGGCAATCCCGAGATCCTCGGTTCGGATCTTTGTCCCTTCCACACGGCTTTCACGACAGGCGAAGAAAGCAGCGGAACATTTCAAACCGAAAGTGGTCGCTACTATCAAGTCCGTGCCGCTCCGGTTGGCGATCATTCCCCACCGACGCAGCTCGTGATTACTGTCGGTGACATTACCGAAGAGATACTGCAGCAGCAAAAGCTTGCCGCAATCCACCGTGCCGGTCGTGAGTTGGCTGACCTTCGCCCCAGCGAAATCTTTCAGATGGGCGTCGATGAGCGGATCGAGCTTCTTAAAGACAATATCCGCCATTACCTGCAGGACCTTTTGAACTTCGACGTGATCGAGATTCGCTTGCTGGAGCAGGCGACAGGGCACCTATTGCCTCTGTTGAGCGTCGGAATCGATCAAGAGGCTGCCGATCGCCAGCTTTACGCTCACCCACACGGCAATGGAATCACGGGTTACGCAGCTTCCAGCGGTACAAGTTACCTCTGTTATGACGTGATCAACGATCCGCTGTTCATTCCTGGCGTTGCGAACTCACGCAGTTCGCTCACTGTACCGTTGATCTTGAATGATCAAGTTTTGGGCACGATCAACGTCGAAAGTCCTCAAGTCGCCGCATTCACTGAAAGTGATTTGCAGTTCTTGGAAATCTTTGCCCGCGATATCAGCTACGCACTCAACACGCTGGAATTGCTGGTCGCTCAAAAGGCTGATACTGCACAGCAGAGCTGCAACGCGATTCATAGTGCGGTCGCGATGCCGGTCGACGAAATTCTTAATGACGCCGTCAACGTGATGGAAGACTACATTGGGCACTCGCCCGAAATGGTCGATCGCATTCGGCGGATCTTGAAAAATGCTCGCGACATCAAGCAGACGATTCAGCAGATCGGACAACGGATGACGCCCCTGGAGGCGGTCCCCCCTGGAATTTCGCCCAACGAACACGCTTTGCTACGCGACAAGCGTATTCTGGTTGTCGACGAAGATGCGACCGTTCGCGAGGACGCTCACCGCTTGCTCGAACGATATGGTTGTGTTGTCGAGACGGCTCGTGGAGCTGTTCAGGCCGTACCGATGGTGCGTGATGCCGGTGAAGAAAACAAATACGATGTGATCATCAGCGACATCAAACTGCCCGAATACAGCGGGTTCCAGTTGATGATGAGGCTCAAAGAGCTAATCGACCCGGTCCCGATGATCTTGATGACAGGGTTCGGCTACGATCCCGGTCACTCGATCGTTAACGCGTTGCAGAATGGTTTGCACCCCAAGGCTCGCTTGTATAAACCGTTCCGTTTGGATCAGTTGATCGATGTCGTCAAAACCGTTCTTGAAGCCTACGGCCAAGCCGAAGCTGAAGAAGATGACTCGGAATCGCCAGTTGACGCGGATGAAGCAAAGAGCTTCTCACCAAAGTAG